A DNA window from Schistocerca americana isolate TAMUIC-IGC-003095 chromosome 4, iqSchAmer2.1, whole genome shotgun sequence contains the following coding sequences:
- the LOC124613521 gene encoding zinc finger protein 629, with product MTMAEAAAEAAPAPAPDHRKQRKRKRLSAVVDQLALHNNNNNNNNNNNVPPSGANSPDCEDEDVFSDSTTPPPVSALSQAPVPQAGVTASAGSSGPEPGTPLSCGCASCFSFEYYLHSQYLHAASPDAFRRRSHSDSDLPLWLDTREMAARRPAALSAPSKGGSLESEGSGSQDSPLDLSMKAASASASASTSASAWSCHTSSSTGSSEPGTPAAVVTAGGVAVPVVRGDVASPTTMASVAVRYNLEVSPVVEEMPPGADVAYVCPVCGQMFSLHDRLAKHMASRHRNSAGAPERAYLCEVCRRSFARSDMLTRHMRLHTGIKPYTCRVCGQVFSRSDHLSTHQRTHTGEKPYKCPQCPYAACRRDMITRHMRTHARGGTGAAPGLGLNLVQPKQELEEPASPSQALSALSMEPGLQ from the exons ATGACgatggcggaggcggcggcggaggcAGCGCCGGCCCCGGCGCCCGACCACCGCAAGCAGCGCAAGCGCAAGCGGCTCAGCGCCGTCGTCGACCAGCTGGCcctgcacaacaacaacaacaacaataacaacaacaacaacgtgccgCCCAGCGGCGCCAACAGCCCCGACTGCGAGGATGAGGACGTCTTCAG CGACAGCACGACGCCTCCGCCGGTGAGCGCGCTGTCGCAGGCTCCGGTGCCGCAGGCCGGTGTGACGGCg TCCGCGGGCAGCTCGGGCCCCGAGCCGGGCACGCCGCTGTCGTGCGGCTGCGCCAGCTGCTTCAGCTTCGAGTACTACCTGCACTCCCAGTACCTGCACGCCGCCTCGCCCGACGCCTTTCGCCGCCGCTCGCACTCCGACTCCGACCTGCCGCTATGGCTCGACACGCGGGAAATG GCGGCACGGCGGCCAGCAGCGCTGTCGGCGCCGAGCAAGGGCGGCTCCCTGGAATCGGAGGGCTCGGGGTCCCAAGACTCGCCGCTCGACCTGTCGATGAAGGCGGCGtccgcgtcggcgtcggcgtcgacgTCCGCGTCGGCGTGGTCGTGCCACACGAGCAGCAGCACGGGCTCGTCGGAGCCCGGCACGCCCGCCGCCGTCGTGACGGCCGGCGGCGTCGCGGTGCCCGTGGTGCGCGGGGACGTGGCGTCGCCCACCACCATGGCGAGCGTCGCGGTGCGCTACAACCTGGAGGTGTCGCCCGTCGTCGAGGAAATGCCGCCGGGCGCCGACGTCGCTTACGTGTGCCCCGTCTGCGGCCAGATGTTCAGCCTGCACGACCGCCTCGCCAAGCACATGGCCAGCCGGCACCGCAACTCGGC cggcgccccCGAGCGCGCCTACCTGTGCGAGGTGTGCCGGCGCTCGTTCGCGCGCTCCGACATGCTGACGCGGCACATGCGGCTGCACACGGGTATCAAGCCGTACACTTGCCGCGTCTGCGGGCAGGTGTTCTCGCGTTCGGACCACCTGAGCACGCACCAGCGCACGCACACGGGCGAGAAGCCGTACAAGTGCCCGCAGTGCCCGTACGCGGCGTGCCGGCGCGACATGATCACGCGCCACATGCGCACGCACGCGCGAGGCGGCACCGGCGCCGCCCCCGGCCTGGGACTCAACCTGGTGCAGCCCAAGCAGGAGCTCGAGGAACCGGCCAGCCCCTCGCAGGCGCTCTCCGCGCTCTCCATGGAACCCGGCCTGCAGTAG